From Saccharothrix espanaensis DSM 44229, the proteins below share one genomic window:
- a CDS encoding WS/DGAT/MGAT family O-acyltransferase — translation MPDRLSALDASFLYLEDSTTPMHVGGVAVFRRPKAGFDYDGLVDLIDQRLALVPRYRQKVVHVPGRLARPVWVDDPDFDVTYHVRRSALPRPGTDQQLHDLVARLMSRPLDHTRPLWEIYLVEGLARNRSAVITKTHQAMVDGIGAPEIGQVILDVSATPRRPVEALWMPQPEPSGLQLVADAVAEVVQRPGELVENVRSAAMDTVATVRKVAGALGGLASAVRTAATPAPGSPLNVRISPQRRFAVARTRLDEFRAIRRAHGGTVNDGVLAVLSGALRNWLLSRGEVVTGQTTMRAMAPLSIRDEDTNGSQVSAYLVDLPVGEPNPVVRLHHVSHAMRAHQESGQQVAAQTLVKFSGFAPPTLHALGARAASSFSRRLFNVVVTNVPGPQVPLYAVGAKMTEMFPVVPLAKSQALSIGVTSYDGGVYFGLNADRDAMSDVDVLAAMVEESVEELMGTVSQ, via the coding sequence ATGCCCGACCGCCTGTCCGCGCTGGACGCCTCGTTCCTGTACCTGGAGGACTCCACGACGCCGATGCACGTCGGCGGGGTCGCGGTGTTCCGCCGGCCGAAGGCGGGCTTCGACTACGACGGCCTGGTCGACCTGATCGACCAGCGGCTGGCCCTGGTGCCGCGCTACCGGCAGAAGGTCGTGCACGTGCCGGGCCGGCTCGCCCGGCCGGTCTGGGTGGACGACCCGGACTTCGACGTCACCTACCACGTGCGCCGGTCCGCGCTGCCCAGACCGGGCACCGACCAGCAGCTGCACGACCTGGTGGCCCGGCTGATGTCGCGCCCGCTGGACCACACCCGGCCGCTGTGGGAGATCTACCTGGTCGAGGGCCTGGCCCGGAACCGGTCCGCGGTGATCACCAAGACCCACCAGGCGATGGTGGACGGCATCGGCGCGCCGGAGATCGGCCAGGTCATCCTGGACGTGTCGGCCACGCCCCGGCGGCCGGTCGAGGCGCTGTGGATGCCCCAGCCCGAGCCCAGCGGCCTGCAACTGGTCGCCGACGCCGTGGCCGAGGTCGTGCAGCGGCCCGGCGAGCTGGTGGAGAACGTCCGCAGCGCGGCGATGGACACCGTGGCCACGGTCCGCAAGGTCGCCGGCGCGCTGGGCGGGCTCGCGTCGGCCGTGCGCACCGCCGCCACGCCCGCGCCCGGCAGCCCGCTGAACGTCCGGATCTCGCCGCAGCGCCGCTTCGCGGTGGCCCGCACGCGGCTCGACGAGTTCCGCGCCATCCGCCGCGCGCACGGCGGCACGGTGAACGACGGCGTGCTGGCCGTGCTGTCCGGCGCGCTGCGCAACTGGCTGCTCTCCCGGGGCGAGGTGGTCACCGGGCAGACCACCATGCGGGCGATGGCCCCGCTGTCGATCCGCGACGAGGACACGAACGGCAGCCAGGTCTCGGCCTACCTGGTCGACCTGCCGGTCGGCGAGCCCAACCCGGTGGTGCGGCTGCACCACGTCAGCCACGCCATGCGCGCCCACCAGGAGTCCGGCCAGCAGGTCGCGGCGCAGACCCTGGTGAAGTTTTCCGGGTTCGCGCCGCCGACCCTGCACGCCCTGGGCGCGCGGGCGGCCAGCTCGTTCTCCCGGCGGCTGTTCAACGTGGTGGTGACCAACGTGCCGGGCCCCCAGGTGCCGCTGTACGCGGTGGGGGCGAAGATGACCGAGATGTTCCCGGTCGTGCCCCTGGCCAAGAGCCAGGCGCTGTCGATCGGCGT
- a CDS encoding phosphotransferase — MTPRNEAHRLLASGREADVYLRSDGLLLKRSRAGRDLEPEALLMRYLHARGIPVPRVHDVDGGDLVMEYVPGPRMSQELDAKPWRAGQLGRELADLHRCLDSVAAPDFLPGEGCLLHLDLHPGNVVLGPAGPVVVDWASAQRGDRRVDVALSWLTIAVAPLRPFKRLARSRLVRGFLSGVDREARRAMPAAAEIRLARHSRDPIEVRAVRKLVESCSD, encoded by the coding sequence ATGACCCCGCGCAACGAGGCGCACCGTCTGCTGGCCAGCGGCCGGGAGGCGGACGTCTACCTGCGGTCGGACGGCCTGCTGCTCAAGCGCAGCCGGGCCGGGCGCGACCTGGAGCCCGAGGCGCTGTTGATGCGCTACCTGCACGCGCGCGGCATCCCGGTGCCCAGGGTGCACGACGTCGACGGCGGCGACCTGGTCATGGAGTACGTGCCGGGCCCGCGCATGTCGCAGGAACTCGACGCCAAGCCGTGGCGCGCCGGTCAGCTCGGCCGGGAACTGGCCGACCTGCACCGCTGCCTGGACTCGGTGGCCGCGCCCGACTTCCTGCCCGGCGAGGGCTGCCTGCTGCACCTCGACCTGCACCCCGGCAACGTCGTGCTCGGCCCGGCCGGGCCGGTGGTGGTCGACTGGGCGTCGGCGCAGCGCGGCGACCGCCGGGTGGACGTGGCGCTGAGCTGGCTGACGATCGCGGTGGCCCCGCTGCGGCCGTTCAAGCGGCTGGCCCGGTCCCGGCTGGTGCGCGGGTTCCTGTCCGGCGTGGACCGCGAGGCGCGCCGCGCCATGCCCGCCGCCGCGGAGATCCGGCTGGCCCGGCACTCCCGCGACCCGATCGAGGTCAGAGCCGTGCGCAAGCTCGTGGAGAGTTGCAGCGACTAG
- a CDS encoding TrmH family RNA methyltransferase — MEISPKDRFVTVYGRKPVLEALDDARLEVDKVLLAEGARGPAAKEILDAASRRGVRVQRATAQRVKVLAGNGRHDQGVLADVVAPRMLPLAHALEHRPARILLLDGITTPANVGMILRTATAAGMDGIVVPRRGVASIDPLVVKASAGVAFRAPVLKCATAGEAAAELTAAGYPVYALDAGARETIFSADLPERAVYVLGSETDGISDDVRPHVTGWLSIPMAAGVESLNVASAAAVLCFEVVRRHG, encoded by the coding sequence GTGGAGATCTCGCCGAAGGATCGGTTTGTCACCGTGTACGGCCGCAAGCCGGTGTTGGAAGCCCTTGACGACGCCCGGCTGGAAGTCGACAAGGTGCTGCTCGCCGAAGGGGCGCGTGGGCCGGCGGCGAAGGAGATCCTCGACGCGGCGAGCCGGCGCGGGGTGCGGGTGCAGCGGGCGACCGCGCAGCGGGTCAAGGTGCTGGCCGGCAACGGGCGGCACGACCAGGGCGTGCTCGCCGACGTGGTCGCGCCCCGGATGCTGCCGCTCGCGCACGCGCTGGAGCACCGCCCGGCGCGGATCCTGCTGCTCGACGGCATCACCACGCCCGCGAACGTCGGCATGATCCTGCGCACCGCGACCGCCGCCGGCATGGACGGGATCGTCGTGCCGCGCCGGGGCGTCGCCTCGATCGACCCGCTGGTGGTCAAGGCGTCCGCCGGGGTGGCGTTCCGGGCTCCGGTCCTGAAGTGCGCCACGGCGGGCGAGGCGGCGGCCGAGCTGACCGCCGCCGGGTACCCGGTGTACGCGCTGGACGCGGGCGCGCGGGAGACGATCTTCAGCGCCGACCTGCCCGAACGCGCGGTGTACGTGCTGGGCAGCGAGACCGACGGCATCTCCGACGACGTGCGGCCGCACGTCACCGGGTGGCTGTCCATCCCGATGGCGGCGGGCGTCGAGTCGTTGAACGTGGCCAGTGCGGCGGCGGTGCTGTGCTTCGAGGTGGTCCGCCGGCACGGCTGA
- a CDS encoding HAD-IA family hydrolase codes for MRGLVLDFGGVLTDHGDAAGDEPPLVTAARQARRHGLRTAILSNADGLWAPPERWRDLFDAVVTSGEAGCAKPDRRIYLLVAERLGLDPGSCVFVDDLAVNVRGAAAVGMVGVHHRSVHATLEELEVLLEFPLRG; via the coding sequence GTGCGCGGTCTGGTGCTGGACTTCGGCGGGGTGCTCACCGATCACGGTGACGCCGCCGGCGACGAGCCGCCGCTGGTCACGGCCGCCCGGCAGGCCCGCCGGCACGGCCTGCGGACCGCGATCCTGTCCAACGCGGACGGCCTGTGGGCCCCGCCCGAGCGGTGGCGCGACCTGTTCGACGCGGTGGTCACCTCCGGCGAGGCCGGCTGCGCCAAACCGGACCGGCGGATCTACCTGCTGGTCGCCGAGCGGCTGGGCCTGGACCCGGGCAGCTGCGTGTTCGTCGACGACCTCGCGGTGAACGTCCGGGGCGCGGCGGCGGTCGGCATGGTCGGTGTGCACCACCGGTCGGTGCACGCCACGCTGGAGGAGCTCGAAGTGCTGTTGGAGTTCCCCCTGCGGGGTTAG
- a CDS encoding Rv3235 family protein: protein MSSPVRVLRARTSTAHRRARRLLAVVVEAVAGRRPRRQVARVLAAPAAVGVGRAVAVPRTVRLGATRLCPTAAQAVELCGVLVNRGGRVRALAARIEWTGDQWRCTEFHVLP from the coding sequence ATGTCATCCCCGGTGCGCGTGCTGCGCGCCCGCACGTCCACCGCCCACCGCCGGGCCCGCCGGCTGCTCGCGGTGGTGGTCGAGGCCGTGGCCGGGCGGCGGCCCCGCCGCCAGGTGGCCCGGGTGCTCGCCGCGCCGGCGGCGGTCGGGGTGGGACGGGCGGTGGCCGTGCCGCGGACCGTGCGGCTGGGCGCGACCCGGCTGTGCCCGACCGCGGCGCAGGCCGTCGAGCTGTGCGGCGTGCTGGTCAACCGGGGTGGCCGGGTCCGCGCGCTGGCCGCGCGGATCGAGTGGACCGGCGACCAGTGGCGCTGCACCGAGTTCCACGTCCTGCCCTGA
- the secA gene encoding preprotein translocase subunit SecA: MVLSRLLRAGEGKMLKRLRNIAAHINNLEDDVVDLSDAELRGKTEEFKKRYADGETLDELLPEAFAVVREGAKRTLGQRHFDVQLMGGAALHLGQISEMRTGEGKTLTSVLPSYLNALAGEGVHVVTTNDYLAKRDAEWMGRIHRFLGLSVGVILSEMTPEQRRAAYHSDITYGTNNEFGFDYLRDNMAWSQDEMVQRGHYFAVVDEVDSILIDEARTPLIISGPADQSSRWYVEFARLATRMKRDVHYEVDERKRTIGVSEQGVQYVEDQLGIENLYDSTNTPLVGYFQNSIKAKELFTKDKDYIVRNGEVMIVDEFTGRVLAGRRYNEGMHQAIEAKEGVEIKAENQTLATITLQNYFRLYAKLGGMTGTAETEAAEFHQTYKLGVVPIPTNRPMQRQDQPDLVYKTEEAKFEAVAEDILERHEKGQPVLVGTTSVERSEYLSKLLVQKGVPHEVLNAKHHDREALIIAKAGRKGAVTVATNMAGRGTDIVLGGNPDIIADHELRERGLDPVANPEEYETAWSKLIEEIGNEVKAEAEEVRAAGGLYVLGTERHESRRIDNQLRGRSGRQGDPGESRFYLSLKDELMRRFNAAMVENVMTRLRVPDDVPIEHKMVTRAIRSAQTQVEQQNFEIRKNVLKYDEVMNEQRKVIYAERHRVLAGEDLREQVEHMITGVVGDYVDGATADGYAEDWDLDKLWTALKTLYPITLDHKALLESDDEDLTKESLKAKLQEDALAAYEAREADIDGRVGPGAMRELERRVLLSVLDRKWREHLYEMDYLKEGIGLRAMAQRDPLIEYQREGFDMFNGMLEALREEIVGFLFNLQVEAAEPEPAPEPPVQVSLAAGAGPLTGSRARARAAAAAAAQDSPPQDAPAGPALAQLSSGDAIPPALRGKGLDQRGGQQGLTYSGPSESGDAETSGEAQQGGTGGQGGGTRKERRAAARAQEKANRKGPRQ, encoded by the coding sequence ATGGTGCTGTCCCGACTGCTCCGCGCCGGCGAAGGCAAGATGCTCAAGCGCCTGCGCAACATCGCAGCGCACATCAACAACCTCGAAGACGATGTCGTCGACCTCTCCGACGCGGAGCTGCGCGGCAAAACGGAGGAGTTCAAGAAGCGCTACGCCGACGGCGAGACGCTGGACGAGCTGCTCCCCGAGGCGTTCGCGGTGGTCCGGGAGGGCGCGAAGCGCACCCTGGGGCAGCGCCACTTCGACGTGCAGCTGATGGGCGGGGCGGCGCTGCACCTCGGCCAGATCTCCGAGATGCGCACCGGTGAGGGCAAGACCCTGACCTCGGTGCTGCCGTCCTACCTCAACGCCCTCGCGGGCGAGGGCGTGCACGTCGTCACGACCAACGACTACCTGGCCAAGCGCGACGCGGAGTGGATGGGCCGCATCCACCGCTTCCTCGGCCTCTCCGTCGGCGTGATCCTCTCCGAGATGACGCCCGAGCAGCGCCGGGCCGCCTACCACTCGGACATCACCTACGGCACGAACAACGAGTTCGGCTTCGACTACCTGCGCGACAACATGGCGTGGAGCCAGGACGAGATGGTCCAGCGCGGCCACTACTTCGCCGTGGTGGACGAGGTCGACTCGATCCTGATCGACGAGGCCCGCACGCCGCTGATCATCTCCGGCCCGGCCGACCAGTCGTCCCGCTGGTACGTCGAGTTCGCCCGGCTGGCCACCCGCATGAAGCGGGACGTCCACTACGAGGTGGACGAGCGCAAGCGCACGATCGGCGTGTCCGAGCAGGGCGTCCAGTACGTCGAGGACCAGCTCGGCATCGAGAACCTCTACGACTCCACCAACACGCCGCTGGTCGGGTACTTCCAGAACTCGATCAAGGCCAAGGAGCTGTTCACCAAGGACAAGGACTACATCGTCCGCAACGGTGAAGTCATGATCGTCGACGAGTTCACCGGCCGCGTGCTGGCGGGCCGGCGCTACAACGAGGGCATGCACCAGGCCATCGAGGCCAAGGAGGGCGTGGAGATCAAGGCGGAGAACCAGACCCTCGCCACGATCACCCTGCAGAACTACTTCCGGCTCTACGCCAAGCTCGGCGGCATGACCGGTACCGCCGAGACCGAGGCGGCCGAGTTCCACCAGACCTACAAGCTCGGCGTCGTGCCGATCCCGACCAACCGGCCGATGCAGCGCCAGGACCAGCCCGACCTGGTCTACAAGACCGAGGAGGCGAAGTTCGAGGCGGTCGCCGAGGACATCCTCGAACGGCACGAGAAGGGCCAGCCGGTCCTGGTCGGCACGACCAGCGTCGAGCGCTCCGAGTACCTGTCGAAGCTGCTGGTGCAGAAGGGCGTGCCGCACGAGGTGCTCAACGCCAAGCACCACGACCGCGAGGCGCTGATCATCGCCAAGGCCGGCCGCAAGGGCGCGGTCACCGTCGCCACGAACATGGCCGGCCGCGGTACCGACATCGTGCTGGGCGGCAACCCGGACATCATCGCCGACCACGAGCTGCGCGAGCGCGGCCTCGACCCGGTGGCGAACCCGGAGGAGTACGAGACCGCCTGGTCGAAGCTGATCGAGGAGATCGGCAACGAGGTCAAGGCCGAGGCCGAAGAGGTCCGCGCGGCGGGCGGCCTGTACGTGCTGGGCACCGAGCGGCACGAGTCGCGGCGCATCGACAACCAGCTGCGCGGTCGGTCCGGCCGGCAGGGCGACCCGGGCGAGTCGCGGTTCTACCTGTCCCTCAAGGACGAGCTGATGCGCCGCTTCAACGCGGCCATGGTCGAGAACGTGATGACCCGCCTGCGGGTGCCCGACGACGTGCCGATCGAGCACAAGATGGTCACCCGGGCGATCCGGTCCGCCCAGACCCAGGTCGAGCAGCAGAACTTCGAGATCCGCAAGAACGTCCTCAAGTACGACGAGGTCATGAACGAGCAGCGCAAGGTGATCTACGCCGAGCGGCACCGCGTGCTGGCCGGTGAAGACCTGCGCGAGCAGGTCGAGCACATGATCACCGGCGTGGTCGGCGACTACGTGGACGGCGCGACCGCCGACGGGTACGCCGAGGACTGGGACCTCGACAAGCTGTGGACGGCGCTCAAGACGCTGTACCCGATCACCCTGGACCACAAGGCGCTGCTGGAGTCCGACGACGAGGACCTCACCAAGGAGTCCTTGAAGGCGAAGCTCCAGGAGGACGCGCTGGCCGCGTACGAGGCGCGCGAGGCCGACATCGACGGCCGGGTGGGTCCGGGCGCGATGCGCGAGCTGGAGCGCCGCGTGCTGCTGTCCGTGCTGGACCGCAAGTGGCGCGAGCACCTCTACGAGATGGACTACCTGAAGGAAGGCATCGGCCTGCGCGCCATGGCGCAGCGCGACCCGCTGATCGAGTACCAGCGGGAGGGCTTCGACATGTTCAACGGCATGCTCGAAGCGCTGCGCGAGGAGATCGTGGGCTTCCTGTTCAACCTCCAGGTCGAGGCGGCCGAGCCGGAGCCCGCTCCCGAGCCGCCGGTGCAGGTGTCCCTCGCGGCCGGTGCCGGCCCGCTGACCGGCAGCCGGGCCCGCGCCCGCGCCGCCGCCGCGGCCGCCGCGCAGGACTCGCCGCCGCAGGACGCGCCCGCCGGCCCCGCGCTGGCGCAGCTGTCCAGCGGTGACGCGATCCCGCCCGCGCTGCGCGGCAAGGGCCTGGACCAGCGGGGCGGCCAGCAGGGCCTGACCTACAGCGGTCCGTCCGAGAGCGGTGACGCCGAGACCAGCGGCGAGGCGCAGCAGGGTGGTACCGGCGGTCAGGGCGGCGGCACCCGCAAGGAACGCCGTGCGGCGGCCCGTGCGCAGGAGAAGGCGAACCGCAAGGGCCCGCGCCAGTAG
- the hpf gene encoding ribosome hibernation-promoting factor, HPF/YfiA family has product MDIVVKGRNVEVPDHYRVHVVEKLARLERYDRKVIRFDVELFHEPNRRQSKNCQRVEITGKGRGPVIRSEACAGDFYAALDSAVSKLENRLRRSHDRRRVHHGRRGPTSVAEATSGLAAPPVLSEQDGQAQGLWLGHTAVLEAAPDAEPAYGGMAEVPAQQRWDEDADANLPGQIVREKEHTAKPMTVDQALYEMELVGHDFYLFSDADCGRPSVVYRRKGFDYGVIRLA; this is encoded by the coding sequence ATGGACATCGTCGTTAAGGGCCGCAACGTCGAGGTGCCCGATCACTACCGGGTGCACGTCGTGGAGAAGTTGGCCAGGCTCGAGCGATACGACCGCAAGGTCATCCGCTTCGACGTGGAGCTTTTCCACGAGCCGAACCGCCGCCAGTCGAAGAACTGCCAGCGGGTCGAGATCACGGGCAAGGGACGTGGCCCGGTGATCCGGTCCGAGGCGTGTGCGGGCGACTTCTACGCCGCACTGGACTCGGCGGTCAGCAAGTTGGAGAACCGGCTGCGCCGCTCGCACGATCGCCGGCGGGTGCACCACGGGCGACGGGGCCCGACGTCGGTCGCCGAGGCGACCAGCGGACTCGCGGCACCACCCGTCCTCTCCGAGCAGGACGGACAGGCGCAGGGTTTGTGGCTCGGGCACACCGCAGTGCTCGAAGCCGCCCCGGACGCCGAACCGGCCTACGGGGGCATGGCGGAAGTGCCCGCGCAGCAACGGTGGGACGAGGACGCCGACGCCAACCTGCCCGGCCAGATCGTGCGCGAGAAAGAGCACACCGCCAAGCCGATGACCGTGGACCAGGCCCTCTACGAGATGGAGCTGGTCGGCCACGACTTCTACCTGTTCTCCGACGCGGACTGCGGTCGTCCGAGCGTCGTCTACCGCCGAAAGGGTTTCGACTACGGCGTGATCAGGCTGGCCTGA
- a CDS encoding ComF family protein, with amino-acid sequence MLINLLFPPRCAGCGVEGARCCARCLAAFGPPRRVPVPGKGPPVFALADYRGPGRELVLALKERGRRDLAPVLGALVAAAVPKLPGCPAGCRNWWLVPAPSRRAAVRRRGGSHLVGVARCAGLPLARALAFAPGVADSVGLDAAARRANLAGRVRLVRGGLPPPGAGVVVLDDVVTTGATAAACVSALKIGGFRVPAVLTLTSTRGSHPHG; translated from the coding sequence GTGCTGATCAACCTGCTGTTCCCGCCCCGTTGCGCCGGCTGTGGAGTCGAGGGTGCGCGCTGCTGCGCGCGGTGCCTCGCCGCGTTCGGCCCGCCCCGCCGGGTGCCCGTGCCGGGCAAAGGCCCACCGGTGTTCGCACTGGCCGATTACCGGGGTCCGGGTCGCGAACTCGTGCTCGCCCTCAAAGAGCGCGGCCGGCGTGACCTCGCGCCGGTGTTGGGCGCGCTCGTCGCGGCGGCCGTGCCGAAACTGCCGGGCTGTCCGGCGGGCTGCCGGAATTGGTGGCTGGTGCCCGCGCCGTCACGCCGCGCAGCCGTCCGCCGGCGCGGTGGTTCCCACTTGGTGGGAGTAGCGCGGTGCGCCGGCCTGCCGCTGGCCCGCGCGCTGGCCTTCGCGCCCGGCGTGGCCGACTCGGTGGGGCTCGACGCGGCGGCCCGGCGGGCCAACCTGGCGGGCCGCGTGCGGCTGGTCCGAGGGGGTCTCCCGCCGCCCGGAGCGGGCGTCGTGGTGCTGGACGACGTGGTCACGACGGGTGCGACGGCAGCCGCGTGCGTCTCGGCGTTGAAGATCGGCGGGTTCCGGGTACCGGCCGTCCTGACGCTGACGTCGACTCGCGGATCCCACCCACACGGGTGA
- a CDS encoding LpqB family beta-propeller domain-containing protein, with translation MKRLVAVVACLAALTGCAAIPTQTTPIAVNPSAGSATEAAAPKPTKGIDPLSLVREFVNASANPDADYAAAKAYLTEDARKNWDTKVTPTVIDTTFNTVPTGGGDLPADAKHRTVMLQGKNIGSLEVDSSFVQRVGDLTAPVGIEADKDGEWRISDPPDGIYVPLVGFQANYRRVTLYFYNPDFGVLVPDPRYVVVPPSTSIPRRVTELLLKGPAVGLRGALATAVPNGAAQRKDTHEADDGALEVDLTKVGDLTAQLRKQIVAQVVKSLAGVTSSRIRILVEGAPISTDQIEWRPADVQSGEALITPDADLSGLVATGGLVRRLANGEPVRGPAGTGEYQVVSAAQSLDGTELAVVSRVDPKTVRLRVGNLEEALAAVDLPASTLTRPTWLLSGRPGDPSPEVWTVADGANVVRVNKTDAGWTANAVNASELSLFGGITELRLSRDGTRVAAVVGGRLVVAAVVRGSDSSVSLRLPRNLQPTVLGTATIAVDWLAQDVLVASTSLASWPIAKVNIDGLKIERYNTSNLTVPVSSVTAAPGRNVVAVDQSGLWSAGDVGDVWRASTAVKVETGAQAFYPG, from the coding sequence GTGAAGCGGCTGGTAGCGGTGGTGGCGTGCCTGGCGGCCCTGACGGGGTGCGCCGCCATCCCCACGCAGACGACGCCCATCGCGGTGAACCCGTCGGCCGGCAGCGCCACCGAGGCCGCCGCCCCGAAGCCCACCAAGGGCATCGACCCGCTGAGCCTGGTCCGCGAGTTCGTCAACGCCTCGGCGAACCCCGACGCCGACTACGCGGCGGCCAAGGCCTACCTGACCGAGGACGCCCGGAAGAACTGGGACACCAAGGTCACCCCGACCGTCATCGACACGACGTTCAACACCGTCCCCACCGGCGGCGGCGACCTGCCCGCGGACGCCAAGCACCGCACGGTGATGCTCCAGGGCAAGAACATCGGCTCGCTGGAGGTCGACAGCTCGTTCGTGCAGCGCGTCGGCGACCTCACGGCCCCGGTCGGCATCGAGGCCGACAAGGACGGCGAGTGGCGCATCTCCGACCCGCCGGACGGCATCTACGTGCCCCTGGTCGGCTTCCAGGCCAACTACCGGCGGGTCACCCTCTACTTCTACAACCCGGACTTCGGCGTCCTGGTGCCCGACCCGCGCTACGTCGTGGTCCCGCCGTCGACGTCCATCCCGCGCCGTGTGACCGAACTGCTGCTCAAGGGCCCCGCTGTGGGCCTGCGTGGCGCGTTGGCGACCGCGGTGCCCAACGGCGCGGCGCAGCGCAAGGACACCCACGAGGCGGACGACGGCGCGCTGGAAGTCGACCTGACCAAGGTCGGCGACCTCACCGCGCAGCTGCGCAAGCAGATCGTGGCCCAGGTGGTGAAGTCGCTGGCGGGCGTGACCAGCAGCCGGATCCGGATCCTGGTGGAGGGCGCGCCGATCTCGACCGACCAGATCGAGTGGCGGCCCGCCGACGTGCAGTCCGGCGAGGCCCTGATCACCCCCGACGCCGACCTCAGCGGCCTGGTGGCGACCGGCGGCCTGGTCCGCCGGCTGGCCAACGGCGAACCCGTCCGGGGCCCCGCCGGGACCGGCGAGTACCAGGTGGTCAGCGCCGCGCAGTCGCTCGACGGCACGGAACTGGCCGTGGTCAGCCGGGTCGACCCGAAGACCGTGCGGCTGCGGGTGGGCAACCTGGAGGAGGCGCTGGCCGCCGTGGACCTGCCCGCCTCGACGCTGACCCGGCCGACGTGGCTGCTCAGCGGCCGGCCGGGCGACCCCAGCCCGGAGGTGTGGACGGTCGCGGACGGCGCGAACGTGGTGCGGGTCAACAAGACCGACGCCGGGTGGACCGCGAACGCGGTGAACGCCTCCGAGCTGAGCCTGTTCGGCGGGATCACCGAGCTGCGGCTCTCGCGCGACGGCACGCGGGTCGCGGCCGTGGTCGGCGGGCGGCTCGTGGTGGCAGCGGTGGTGCGCGGGTCGGACTCGTCGGTCTCGCTGCGGCTGCCGCGCAACCTCCAGCCGACCGTCCTGGGCACGGCGACCATCGCGGTCGACTGGCTGGCGCAGGACGTGCTGGTGGCGAGCACGTCGCTGGCGTCCTGGCCGATCGCCAAGGTGAACATCGACGGGCTCAAGATCGAGCGCTACAACACCTCGAACCTGACCGTGCCGGTGAGCTCGGTGACCGCCGCGCCGGGCCGCAACGTGGTGGCCGTCGACCAGAGCGGGCTGTGGAGCGCGGGCGACGTCGGCGACGTGTGGCGGGCGAGCACCGCGGTGAAGGTCGAAACGGGCGCCCAGGCTTTCTATCCCGGCTGA